A window of Haloarcula sp. H-GB4 contains these coding sequences:
- a CDS encoding TIGR04347 family pseudo-SAM/SPASM protein, which yields MISVSKLLCDLDAEGDGLRYDAANESTKRQIRDEKQRRPVVVWNVTKQCNLYCDHCYAAADTEIADGELSTAEGKALLEDLADYGAPVVLFSGGEPLVRNDLEELVTYANEVGVRPVLSTNGTLITEERAQSLKDAGLKYAGVSVDGLPERNDDFRGVDGAFEGAVQGIENCLDAGLKTGLRYTITERNAADLEGVVDLLTDVGVDRFCFYHLDYGGRGTEIVDADLTPEDRRQAVKRVCDMTRKYHDRGEVIETLLVGNYADAAYLVEYAREHMSDAQAQRVYEYLRVNGGDPTGERVADVDYQGNVHLTQFWQGYSLGNVRDRSFGDIWEDESNPLLSALRNREEHLTGKCADCRYAGVCRGASRLRALTIEDDLFAPDPQCYLEDTEVHGPPPFDTGENSVASGSSAD from the coding sequence ATGATCTCGGTCTCGAAACTGCTCTGTGACCTCGACGCCGAAGGGGATGGTCTCCGGTACGACGCGGCAAACGAGTCGACCAAACGCCAGATCAGGGACGAAAAGCAACGCCGGCCCGTCGTCGTCTGGAACGTCACCAAGCAGTGCAATCTCTACTGTGACCACTGTTACGCCGCCGCGGACACGGAAATCGCCGACGGGGAACTCTCGACCGCGGAAGGGAAAGCGCTGCTTGAGGACCTCGCGGACTACGGCGCGCCGGTGGTACTGTTCTCCGGCGGCGAGCCGCTCGTCCGCAACGACCTCGAAGAACTGGTCACCTACGCGAACGAGGTCGGTGTCCGACCGGTGCTTTCGACCAACGGGACACTCATTACCGAAGAACGCGCCCAGTCGCTGAAAGACGCTGGGCTGAAATACGCCGGCGTCTCCGTCGACGGCCTGCCAGAGCGAAACGACGACTTCCGTGGGGTTGACGGCGCGTTCGAGGGCGCAGTCCAGGGAATCGAAAACTGTCTCGACGCGGGACTGAAGACCGGCCTCCGGTACACCATCACCGAGCGCAACGCCGCGGATCTGGAGGGGGTCGTGGACCTGCTGACCGACGTGGGCGTCGACCGCTTCTGTTTCTACCATCTGGACTACGGCGGTCGCGGGACTGAGATTGTCGACGCCGACCTCACACCCGAGGACCGCCGACAGGCGGTGAAGCGAGTCTGTGACATGACCCGCAAGTACCACGACCGTGGAGAGGTAATCGAGACGCTACTGGTCGGGAACTACGCCGACGCGGCCTACCTCGTGGAGTACGCCCGCGAGCACATGAGTGATGCGCAGGCCCAGCGGGTATACGAGTACCTGCGGGTCAACGGCGGAGACCCGACCGGCGAACGTGTCGCCGACGTGGACTACCAGGGCAACGTCCACCTCACGCAGTTCTGGCAGGGGTACTCGCTGGGGAACGTCCGCGACCGCTCGTTCGGCGACATCTGGGAGGACGAGTCGAACCCGCTGCTTTCGGCGCTCCGGAACCGCGAAGAGCATCTCACAGGCAAATGTGCAGACTGCCGCTATGCCGGGGTCTGCCGTGGGGCGTCCCGGCTCCGGGCGCTCACCATCGAAGACGACCTGTTCGCCCCGGACCCGCAGTGTTACCTAGAAGACACTGAGGTCCACGGGCCGCCGCCATTTGACACCGGTGAGAACTCGGTGGCGAGCGGGAGTTCAGCTGACTGA
- a CDS encoding Htur_1727 family rSAM-partnered candidate RiPP, protein MEEFDHEVDAPRGATSREWEVFVREDTADPLTHVGSVSAPSADIAREQAASLFARTAVTLWLCPADETHRYQTDAATLGAGKTGADETMSVDEMESETLRGENR, encoded by the coding sequence ATGGAAGAGTTCGACCACGAGGTAGACGCCCCACGCGGCGCAACGAGTCGCGAGTGGGAGGTGTTCGTCCGTGAGGATACGGCGGACCCACTCACCCACGTCGGCAGTGTCAGTGCGCCGTCCGCCGACATCGCCAGAGAGCAAGCAGCGTCGCTGTTCGCGCGCACGGCCGTCACACTGTGGTTGTGTCCCGCCGACGAGACGCACCGCTACCAGACGGATGCTGCGACGCTCGGAGCGGGGAAAACGGGGGCCGATGAAACCATGAGCGTCGACGAAATGGAGTCGGAGACGCTCCGGGGTGAAAACCGATGA
- a CDS encoding multicopper oxidase domain-containing protein: MEDQIGAPGSGISRRDFVKASGLGGTVALAGCTAPGEVPTEESVDTSTTPAQSDSDLPTTSPPEIVNVDEQGGEVTLSSVPAKHEAHPGGSMGGPVELPKVWAFKADDGEPSVPGPILRTTEGEDMEVTFDNTDGMRPHTVHFHAVQKQWEDDGVPTTTGIRIDPGEKHTYTIPANVTGTHLYHCHYQTHRHIDMGMYGIFRVDPKGYEPADKEYFMTLKEWDSRLNRQMAGMDANYDVRNRRPDTFTVNGKSAPRTLHPEDGSPIIVEQGDTVRIHMCNNGYMDHPMHIHNHRFQVTHKDGGKIPEAARHEQDVTSIPPAGRHTIEFEADADPGIYLAHCHKVSHAMNGTSYPGGMITGVVYKEAMDTDIFKQLMDYAGYEA; encoded by the coding sequence ATGGAAGATCAGATCGGCGCACCCGGATCGGGCATCTCCCGTCGTGACTTCGTGAAAGCCTCCGGCCTCGGTGGCACGGTCGCGCTTGCGGGCTGTACCGCTCCAGGTGAGGTTCCAACCGAAGAGTCAGTCGACACCAGTACAACCCCAGCACAATCCGACAGCGACCTCCCGACCACGTCGCCGCCAGAGATCGTCAACGTCGACGAGCAGGGTGGTGAAGTGACGCTTTCCTCTGTCCCAGCTAAACACGAAGCCCATCCCGGCGGGTCGATGGGCGGCCCCGTCGAACTGCCCAAGGTGTGGGCGTTCAAGGCCGACGACGGCGAACCGAGCGTCCCCGGGCCGATTCTCCGGACGACGGAGGGTGAGGACATGGAGGTCACCTTCGACAACACAGACGGCATGCGCCCGCACACGGTCCACTTCCACGCCGTCCAGAAGCAGTGGGAAGACGACGGAGTCCCGACGACGACGGGTATCCGAATCGACCCCGGCGAGAAACACACCTACACCATCCCCGCGAACGTGACGGGCACGCATCTCTATCACTGCCACTACCAGACCCATCGTCACATCGACATGGGGATGTACGGCATCTTCCGCGTTGACCCGAAGGGGTACGAACCGGCCGACAAGGAGTACTTCATGACGCTGAAGGAGTGGGACTCCCGGCTGAACCGGCAGATGGCCGGCATGGACGCCAACTACGACGTTCGTAACCGTCGCCCCGACACGTTCACCGTCAACGGCAAGTCGGCACCCCGGACGCTTCACCCGGAGGATGGCTCGCCGATCATCGTTGAGCAGGGCGATACGGTGCGCATCCACATGTGTAATAACGGGTACATGGATCACCCGATGCACATCCACAACCACCGCTTCCAGGTGACCCACAAGGACGGCGGGAAGATTCCGGAAGCCGCCCGCCACGAACAAGACGTCACCAGCATCCCGCCCGCCGGTCGGCACACGATCGAGTTCGAAGCCGACGCCGACCCCGGTATCTACCTCGCGCACTGTCACAAGGTGAGCCACGCGATGAACGGGACCTCTTACCCCGGTGGGATGATCACTGGTGTCGTCTACAAAGAGGCGATGGACACCGATATCTTCAAACAGCTGATGGACTACGCCGGCTACGAAGCATAA
- a CDS encoding helix-turn-helix domain-containing protein gives MVRDPFADEETPELQAVLDALDDEDCRAIVSVLEEPLTASEISDRSGVPLSTTYRKLELLTESSLLYEGVEVRSDGQHASRYAIDFEEVVISLDEELSLTVDISHRARTPDQRLENLWSEVRKET, from the coding sequence ATGGTCCGGGACCCCTTCGCTGACGAGGAGACGCCGGAGTTACAGGCGGTCCTCGACGCACTCGACGATGAGGACTGTCGCGCCATTGTCAGCGTACTGGAGGAACCGTTGACGGCGAGCGAGATATCCGACCGGAGCGGCGTACCGCTATCGACGACCTACCGAAAGCTCGAACTACTGACGGAGTCCTCGTTGCTGTACGAGGGTGTCGAGGTCCGGTCGGACGGCCAACACGCCAGCCGATACGCGATTGATTTCGAGGAGGTCGTCATCAGTCTCGACGAGGAACTGTCGCTCACCGTCGACATCTCACACCGCGCTCGGACGCCGGACCAACGGCTCGAAAACCTCTGGTCTGAGGTGCGAAAGGAGACATAA
- a CDS encoding DUF2249 domain-containing protein yields the protein MTLSLLAMWPNMFGKTVGLLTPEQEYMTSNHQPTAQTAALVSETDAPDDTPTERLDVRSLGPPKPLKQTLELLADLDDDTVLVQFNDRAPQHLYPKLEDRGYDFESVETEDATVTVIWRR from the coding sequence ATGACCCTGTCCCTGCTGGCAATGTGGCCGAATATGTTCGGGAAAACAGTCGGCCTGCTCACACCCGAACAGGAATATATGACGTCGAACCACCAGCCAACAGCGCAAACCGCGGCCCTGGTTTCGGAAACGGATGCACCCGATGACACACCGACGGAGCGGCTTGATGTTCGGTCGCTCGGGCCGCCGAAGCCGCTCAAGCAGACGCTGGAGTTGCTCGCGGACTTGGACGACGACACTGTCCTTGTCCAGTTCAACGACCGTGCTCCGCAGCACCTCTATCCGAAGCTCGAAGACAGAGGCTACGATTTCGAAAGTGTTGAGACCGAGGACGCGACAGTAACAGTCATCTGGCGCAGATGA
- a CDS encoding glutamyl-tRNA reductase gives MSRNTEPPVDVEEAIARIDSRGAKIQREQLERTLSQLQQDGELTADQRLAVEELSERLVDRLLAVPQASLQDAAKSADDERIETAISLFE, from the coding sequence ATGAGTCGGAACACAGAGCCACCTGTCGACGTGGAAGAAGCGATCGCTCGGATCGACAGTCGTGGAGCGAAGATTCAGCGGGAGCAACTCGAACGAACGCTGTCACAGCTACAGCAGGACGGCGAACTGACGGCTGACCAGCGGCTGGCGGTTGAAGAGCTGAGCGAACGGCTCGTCGACCGATTGCTCGCTGTCCCCCAAGCAAGTCTACAGGACGCGGCGAAGAGTGCGGACGACGAGCGGATCGAAACGGCGATCTCCCTGTTCGAGTGA
- a CDS encoding cupin domain-containing protein: MSESTAAETERATLDGDEDGRMRVFDGEPKTIQLTLDAGESIPAHKHPGRDIVFLLRSGAVDLTLGDETMSLSPGDIVRFEGDQDISPAATADSDALLVLASSSE; this comes from the coding sequence ATGAGCGAATCGACAGCCGCAGAAACGGAACGAGCAACGCTCGACGGCGACGAGGACGGCCGGATGAGGGTGTTCGACGGGGAGCCAAAGACCATCCAGTTGACACTCGATGCGGGAGAGTCGATTCCGGCTCACAAGCATCCCGGTCGGGATATCGTGTTCCTCCTCCGGTCGGGCGCCGTGGATCTGACGCTCGGCGACGAGACGATGTCGCTCTCGCCGGGAGACATCGTTCGGTTTGAGGGTGACCAAGACATCTCCCCCGCCGCAACGGCGGACAGCGATGCACTGCTCGTTCTGGCGTCGTCGTCAGAATAG
- a CDS encoding DUF2249 domain-containing protein, with amino-acid sequence MPATTLDLRETPPPERHSKIHDSFEALSAGETLRIINDHEPKPLFYEMQAEVETFDAANYQCEQDGPQKYVADLPKQ; translated from the coding sequence ATGCCAGCAACCACACTCGACCTACGCGAGACGCCGCCGCCGGAGCGACACTCGAAGATACATGACTCCTTTGAGGCGCTGTCCGCTGGGGAGACGCTTCGGATTATCAACGACCACGAGCCAAAGCCGCTGTTCTACGAGATGCAAGCCGAGGTTGAGACATTCGACGCGGCGAACTACCAGTGCGAGCAGGACGGCCCACAGAAGTACGTCGCCGACCTTCCGAAACAATGA
- the purL gene encoding phosphoribosylformylglycinamidine synthase subunit PurL — MSLSDADHELVVEEIGREPTRAEAALFENLWSEHCAYRSSRPLLSAFDSEGDQVVIGPGDDAAVVSLPSHGDGDEMYITMGVESHNHPSYVDPFDGAATGVGGIVRDTLSMGAYPIALADCLYFGDFDREHSRYLFEGVVEGISHYGNCIGVPTVTGSVAFHDDYEGNPLVNVSCIGLLEPERTITAEAQEPGNKLVLVGNATGRDGLGGASFASEDLAEDAETEDRPAVQVGDPYSEKLLVECNEALLDEELVESARDLGAAGLGGASSELVAKGGLGARIELDHVHEREPNMNAMEYLLAESQERMVYEVTPEDVDRVAELAERFDLGCSVIGELTEPGTNYVCTFEGETVVDVDAEFLGDGAPMNDLPSDAPPKPERDLPAVELEEAFEEVVGSPNCASKRWVYRQYDHEVQVRTSVLPGDDAALLAIREAGTGLAFSAGADPNWTDAAPYEGARAVALENATNVAAKGATPHAAVDCLNGGNPEKPDVYGGFKGIVDGLADMCSDLDVPVVGGNVSLYNDSQDGPIPPTPTLALVGVKEGYDAPPLSLSGEGTLVVVGDTALEGETDPRLGGSEYTAQFGGTDRFPALQADSTEVIETIAEVADADHVLASHDVSHGGLAVTLAEMVHEDAGASVEIETAERGTPNRLLFNERPGRVVFETTDPAAIREAFDDVAPVTELGEADGSSGLDITVNDETLAYNAADIADLRSVIEDELA, encoded by the coding sequence ATGAGCCTGTCCGACGCGGACCACGAACTCGTGGTCGAGGAGATCGGTCGGGAGCCGACACGGGCGGAGGCCGCTCTCTTCGAGAACCTCTGGAGCGAACACTGCGCGTATCGCTCCTCTCGCCCCCTGCTGTCGGCGTTCGACTCCGAAGGCGATCAGGTCGTCATCGGCCCCGGCGACGATGCAGCCGTCGTCTCCCTGCCGTCCCACGGCGACGGCGATGAGATGTACATCACGATGGGCGTCGAGTCCCACAACCACCCGTCCTACGTCGACCCGTTTGACGGGGCGGCGACGGGTGTGGGCGGTATCGTCCGCGACACGCTGTCGATGGGGGCCTACCCCATCGCACTGGCCGACTGTCTGTACTTCGGTGACTTCGACCGGGAGCACTCCCGCTATCTCTTCGAGGGCGTCGTCGAGGGTATCTCCCACTACGGGAACTGCATCGGCGTCCCGACTGTCACCGGGAGCGTCGCCTTCCACGACGACTACGAGGGCAACCCACTGGTGAACGTCTCCTGTATCGGCCTGCTGGAGCCCGAGCGGACCATCACCGCCGAGGCCCAGGAGCCGGGCAACAAGCTCGTCCTCGTCGGCAACGCGACGGGGCGGGACGGGCTCGGCGGCGCGTCCTTCGCCAGCGAGGACCTCGCGGAGGACGCCGAAACGGAGGACCGGCCGGCCGTTCAGGTTGGCGACCCGTACTCGGAGAAGCTGCTCGTCGAGTGCAACGAGGCGCTACTGGACGAGGAACTCGTCGAGTCGGCCCGCGACCTCGGGGCCGCTGGCCTCGGCGGCGCATCGTCCGAACTGGTCGCCAAGGGTGGCCTCGGCGCACGTATCGAACTCGACCACGTCCACGAGCGTGAGCCCAACATGAACGCCATGGAGTACCTGCTCGCCGAGAGCCAGGAACGGATGGTGTACGAGGTCACGCCCGAGGACGTCGACCGCGTGGCCGAACTCGCTGAGCGGTTCGACCTCGGCTGTTCGGTTATCGGTGAACTCACTGAGCCGGGCACGAACTACGTCTGCACGTTCGAGGGCGAGACGGTCGTCGATGTGGACGCGGAGTTCCTCGGTGACGGTGCGCCGATGAACGACCTGCCCAGCGATGCGCCGCCGAAACCAGAACGGGACCTGCCGGCGGTCGAGTTGGAGGAAGCCTTTGAGGAGGTCGTCGGTAGCCCGAACTGCGCCTCGAAGCGGTGGGTGTACCGCCAGTACGACCACGAGGTGCAGGTCCGAACGAGCGTTCTGCCCGGCGACGACGCCGCACTGCTCGCCATCCGCGAGGCCGGGACCGGACTGGCGTTCTCTGCCGGCGCGGACCCCAACTGGACCGACGCCGCGCCGTACGAAGGCGCACGCGCCGTCGCGCTGGAAAACGCCACGAACGTCGCCGCGAAGGGCGCGACACCCCACGCGGCCGTGGACTGTCTGAACGGCGGCAACCCCGAGAAGCCCGACGTCTACGGCGGCTTCAAAGGCATTGTCGACGGCCTGGCGGACATGTGCAGCGACCTCGACGTGCCGGTCGTCGGCGGCAACGTCTCACTGTACAACGACTCACAGGACGGACCGATTCCGCCGACGCCTACGCTCGCGCTGGTCGGGGTCAAGGAAGGCTACGACGCCCCGCCGCTGTCGCTGTCCGGCGAGGGCACGCTCGTCGTCGTTGGCGACACCGCACTGGAAGGTGAGACTGATCCGCGACTCGGCGGGTCCGAGTACACCGCGCAGTTCGGGGGTACTGACCGCTTCCCCGCTCTCCAAGCTGACTCGACAGAGGTCATCGAAACCATCGCCGAGGTCGCCGACGCCGACCACGTGCTTGCGAGCCACGACGTGAGCCATGGTGGCCTCGCGGTAACGCTGGCTGAGATGGTCCACGAGGACGCCGGCGCGTCGGTCGAAATTGAAACGGCAGAACGTGGCACTCCGAACCGGCTCCTGTTCAACGAACGACCTGGCCGCGTGGTGTTCGAGACCACCGACCCGGCGGCGATCCGGGAGGCCTTCGACGACGTGGCTCCGGTGACAGAACTGGGCGAAGCAGACGGTTCGAGCGGACTCGATATTACGGTCAACGACGAGACGCTGGCGTACAACGCTGCGGACATCGCCGACCTGCGCTCGGTCATCGAAGACGAACTGGCCTGA
- a CDS encoding HAMP domain-containing sensor histidine kinase produces MNRTGLVSKFAETVGIEKASAIVDDAMADLGIGGEMEIDGTDAQDICDIIQHDNEGYIALVASELRVQLAAQERFDALLGNIPNPAVVVEFEQREPYVKSINEAFADSFGYNRTDAVGTALRALLAPPGADAEVIRADWWEQTGQSEQEVRRMTASGEVRTYLFRSTIVTHDSNQLEGYGIYTDITERKRREQQLKHQNERLDEFVSIVSHDLRNPLNVASGRTHLLLDDIEDTAVQEGLQEVAAAHERMARILDDTLTLARQGRVVGETASVSLEIVAADAWQQVETEEATLTVETESVIEADSERLQQLFENLYRNAIEHAGAECTVVVSAPEAHEQNGFSIADDGPGIPPDDRALVFEHGYSTNSDGTGFGLSIVQSIAEAHGWSVTVSESEMGGARFDVRW; encoded by the coding sequence ATGAATCGAACAGGGCTCGTTTCAAAGTTCGCTGAAACGGTTGGTATCGAAAAGGCATCGGCTATTGTCGACGACGCGATGGCTGACCTCGGTATTGGTGGCGAAATGGAGATAGACGGCACGGATGCACAGGACATCTGTGATATAATTCAACACGACAACGAGGGATATATCGCGCTCGTCGCGAGTGAACTCCGCGTACAGCTGGCGGCACAAGAACGGTTTGATGCGCTCCTGGGGAACATCCCTAATCCGGCTGTCGTCGTCGAGTTTGAGCAGCGAGAACCATACGTCAAGTCGATCAACGAAGCGTTCGCGGACTCGTTCGGCTATAACCGGACAGATGCAGTCGGAACAGCGCTTCGGGCACTCCTCGCGCCGCCTGGAGCCGACGCCGAAGTTATCAGGGCAGACTGGTGGGAACAGACCGGCCAGTCAGAGCAAGAGGTCAGACGGATGACTGCATCAGGGGAAGTCCGGACCTACCTGTTCCGGAGCACCATTGTCACTCATGACAGCAACCAGCTGGAAGGGTACGGCATATATACCGATATCACTGAACGAAAGCGCCGCGAACAACAGCTGAAACACCAGAACGAGCGCCTTGATGAGTTTGTCAGTATCGTCAGCCACGACCTTCGGAATCCGTTGAACGTCGCATCCGGCCGCACCCATCTCCTGCTCGATGACATCGAGGATACGGCTGTGCAGGAGGGGCTACAGGAGGTCGCTGCGGCACACGAGCGGATGGCACGGATTCTTGATGACACACTGACGCTCGCTCGGCAGGGACGGGTCGTTGGAGAGACCGCGAGCGTCTCCCTCGAAATCGTCGCAGCCGACGCATGGCAACAGGTGGAAACTGAGGAGGCAACGCTCACGGTCGAAACCGAATCGGTCATCGAGGCGGACTCAGAGCGCCTCCAGCAGCTATTCGAGAATCTTTACCGGAACGCCATCGAGCACGCCGGCGCGGAATGCACCGTTGTCGTTTCCGCGCCCGAGGCCCACGAGCAAAACGGGTTCTCCATCGCGGACGACGGCCCTGGCATTCCACCGGACGACCGTGCGCTGGTGTTCGAACACGGCTACTCAACGAACTCGGACGGGACAGGGTTCGGCCTGTCAATCGTTCAGAGCATCGCTGAAGCGCACGGCTGGTCGGTCACAGTCTCTGAGAGCGAAATGGGCGGTGCGCGGTTCGATGTCCGCTGGTAA
- a CDS encoding FIST signal transduction protein, with protein sequence MPSQSEVSTVVATGTSVATAGRRAGQEATSTARDRLDAERVDFCQVFAGSGFDAEAVLAGVNALVDDETAVVGCTAGGTFTEERAMDAGVAVTLVTSDSFRFDTALATGLSENTRGAVRDAVRSLPENIDQPYQSALVLHDGLAGVGEQLSLSVQRRLGPYVEFAGGAASDGLRMESTPVFCDESVVEDAVVLVLISGEKRPVITVNHGHTPISEPWEVTDVSGNVVHELNGEPAFDVWKDAVRDHVAETTGITVDDVPVGSAELRKLMVAYLFGIDQGESYKIRWPRTAIEETGALQFAVDIPEGTVLRIMHGNRADQIASAKQAAADAVSLCDGHIAGAFVYDCACRQILFDDAFSSAVDGITSTLSAPVAGFETYGELCMQAGQLSGFHNTTTVLFALPE encoded by the coding sequence ATGCCGTCCCAGTCGGAGGTGAGTACGGTGGTCGCAACAGGAACGTCAGTGGCGACCGCTGGTCGGCGCGCTGGCCAAGAGGCGACCAGCACTGCTCGCGACCGACTGGACGCCGAGCGGGTGGATTTCTGTCAAGTGTTTGCTGGCTCAGGATTCGATGCTGAAGCCGTTCTGGCAGGCGTGAATGCGCTCGTTGACGACGAGACAGCCGTTGTCGGCTGTACGGCTGGCGGTACGTTCACCGAAGAGCGAGCGATGGACGCCGGCGTGGCAGTCACACTCGTTACCAGTGACTCGTTCCGGTTCGATACGGCCCTCGCCACTGGTCTCAGCGAGAACACCCGCGGGGCTGTCAGAGACGCTGTCCGATCGCTTCCCGAAAACATTGATCAACCATATCAGTCAGCGCTCGTGCTCCACGACGGGCTCGCAGGCGTCGGTGAACAGTTGTCGCTGTCGGTCCAGCGGCGGCTTGGCCCCTATGTCGAATTCGCAGGTGGGGCGGCGTCTGACGGTCTCCGAATGGAGTCGACACCAGTGTTTTGCGATGAGTCGGTTGTCGAGGACGCAGTCGTTCTCGTGCTCATCTCCGGCGAAAAGCGACCGGTAATTACCGTCAACCACGGTCACACCCCTATCTCAGAGCCGTGGGAGGTAACCGACGTTTCCGGAAACGTGGTGCACGAACTCAACGGTGAACCAGCGTTTGACGTGTGGAAAGACGCTGTTCGAGACCACGTTGCGGAGACAACAGGAATAACGGTCGATGATGTCCCAGTCGGTTCAGCGGAACTCAGGAAGCTCATGGTCGCATATCTGTTCGGCATCGACCAAGGCGAGAGCTACAAGATCCGCTGGCCCCGGACTGCGATTGAAGAGACTGGCGCACTGCAGTTCGCCGTCGATATTCCGGAGGGGACTGTCCTCCGTATAATGCATGGCAACAGAGCGGACCAGATCGCGTCCGCCAAGCAGGCTGCTGCAGACGCTGTTTCGCTGTGTGACGGTCATATCGCTGGCGCGTTCGTCTACGACTGTGCGTGCCGCCAAATTCTCTTCGACGACGCGTTTTCATCGGCTGTCGATGGGATTACATCGACCCTCTCGGCCCCAGTTGCTGGGTTCGAGACGTACGGGGAACTGTGTATGCAGGCTGGACAGCTCAGCGGCTTCCACAACACGACAACGGTGCTCTTTGCACTGCCGGAGTAA
- the hisF gene encoding imidazole glycerol phosphate synthase subunit HisF, which yields MTLTKRIIPCIDVDVDENGDAAVYTGVNFEDLEYTGDPVEMAKAYNESGADEFVFLDITASAEGRETMLDTVSAVADEVFIPLTVGGGIRTRADIKETLRAGADKVSINSGAIAEPDLINEGAAAFGSQCIVISVDARRRFDSEGEHYTEVDGESCWFECTVKGGREGTGLDVIEWATEAEERGAGELFVNSIDADGTKDGYDIPLMQAVCDTVSTPVIASSGCGSPADMEEVFVDAGADAGLAASIFHFGEYSIAETKEYLDSKGIPVRL from the coding sequence ATGACGCTCACGAAACGGATCATCCCCTGTATCGACGTGGACGTGGACGAGAACGGGGACGCGGCGGTGTACACGGGAGTCAACTTCGAGGATCTGGAGTACACCGGCGACCCGGTGGAGATGGCCAAGGCCTACAACGAATCCGGCGCCGACGAGTTCGTCTTTCTGGATATCACCGCCTCCGCTGAGGGGCGTGAGACGATGCTCGATACTGTTTCGGCCGTGGCCGACGAGGTGTTCATCCCGCTGACCGTCGGCGGCGGTATCCGTACCCGTGCCGATATTAAAGAAACGCTTCGGGCCGGTGCGGACAAGGTATCCATCAACTCCGGCGCTATCGCCGAACCTGACCTCATCAACGAGGGCGCGGCAGCCTTCGGGAGCCAGTGTATCGTCATCTCCGTCGATGCCCGCCGTCGCTTCGATTCGGAGGGCGAGCACTACACCGAGGTCGACGGCGAGTCCTGTTGGTTCGAATGCACCGTCAAGGGTGGTCGCGAGGGAACCGGACTGGATGTCATCGAGTGGGCCACAGAGGCCGAAGAGCGCGGTGCCGGTGAACTGTTCGTCAACTCTATTGACGCCGACGGAACGAAAGACGGGTACGACATCCCGCTGATGCAGGCCGTCTGTGACACCGTCTCGACACCGGTCATCGCTTCCTCGGGCTGTGGTAGCCCGGCGGACATGGAGGAAGTGTTCGTTGACGCCGGCGCAGACGCCGGTCTCGCCGCCTCCATCTTCCACTTCGGCGAGTACTCCATCGCCGAGACCAAAGAGTATCTCGACAGCAAGGGGATTCCAGTCCGACTGTAA
- a CDS encoding DNA-directed RNA polymerase subunit L, with product MDLRVIDKSDTELSIEIAGEDHTFMNVIKGALLETEGVTAATYDVNPEQSGGQTDPVLTIKTEEGVDALEALEDGTNAVIEKTDSFTDAFEAAA from the coding sequence ATGGACCTTCGCGTTATCGACAAATCCGACACGGAACTCTCTATCGAAATCGCTGGTGAGGACCACACGTTCATGAACGTCATCAAGGGAGCGCTACTGGAGACGGAGGGCGTCACGGCGGCGACCTACGACGTGAACCCGGAACAGTCCGGTGGCCAGACGGACCCGGTCCTGACCATCAAGACCGAGGAGGGCGTTGACGCGCTCGAGGCCCTCGAAGACGGGACCAACGCCGTTATCGAGAAGACTGACAGTTTCACTGACGCGTTCGAAGCCGCCGCGTAA
- a CDS encoding C2H2-type zinc finger protein produces MTDTATQPAADTAATRTDDDAAYDVPADATAYSCSYCGRPLARESWLALHRGLAHPNELDDEEVEAFRAAHDEEEESLSTFRLQALGALVLIYFGFLMVYALV; encoded by the coding sequence ATGACTGACACAGCAACCCAACCAGCGGCTGATACGGCAGCGACACGTACCGACGACGACGCAGCCTACGATGTCCCGGCCGACGCCACGGCCTACAGCTGTTCGTACTGCGGCCGGCCGCTCGCCCGCGAGTCCTGGCTCGCGCTCCACCGCGGCCTGGCCCACCCCAACGAACTCGACGACGAGGAGGTCGAAGCCTTCCGGGCGGCCCACGACGAGGAAGAAGAGTCGCTTTCGACGTTCCGACTCCAGGCACTGGGCGCACTCGTGCTCATCTACTTTGGCTTCCTGATGGTGTACGCACTCGTGTAG